One Candidatus Schekmanbacteria bacterium DNA segment encodes these proteins:
- a CDS encoding ABC transporter ATP-binding protein: MSLVEIKNFTKEYRVGFLLKKTVAVNGLNLSIEENEILGFLGPNGAGKTTTIKAILGIITPTSGNITIYGNSPQDIRAKAKIGFLPEQPYFYDYLTGIEFLNFYGKLFGIERGNLKKNVNSLLEEVGLERAGNTQLRKYSKGMLQRIGIAQALINDPDFVILDEPMSGIDPIGRREIREIITGLKKKGKTIFFSTHILTDLEMICDRVAIINRGKLIETGDISSLTGTEDPKYDICVESPSSETLNAIRNISETISIRGNCVYFSAGEKDRDEIIRNIVTKGGKIISITPVRKSLEQIFFSKIGNDS; this comes from the coding sequence ATGAGCCTCGTCGAAATAAAAAATTTCACAAAAGAGTACAGGGTAGGGTTTCTGCTCAAAAAAACTGTTGCAGTAAACGGCCTTAATCTCAGCATTGAGGAAAATGAGATACTGGGATTCCTGGGGCCTAATGGCGCCGGGAAAACAACTACAATAAAAGCAATCCTCGGCATTATTACCCCCACGTCAGGCAATATCACTATCTACGGGAACTCACCTCAAGATATCAGAGCGAAAGCTAAGATAGGGTTTCTTCCTGAGCAGCCTTATTTCTATGACTACCTTACAGGAATTGAGTTTCTTAATTTTTATGGGAAGCTCTTTGGTATTGAAAGAGGAAATTTGAAAAAGAATGTAAATTCTCTTCTTGAAGAAGTTGGACTGGAAAGAGCCGGGAACACCCAATTAAGGAAATACTCAAAAGGAATGCTTCAGAGAATAGGCATTGCACAGGCTCTCATAAATGATCCTGATTTTGTAATCCTTGATGAGCCGATGTCCGGCATAGACCCTATAGGAAGGAGGGAAATAAGAGAGATAATCACTGGGCTCAAAAAAAAGGGGAAAACAATATTCTTCAGCACTCATATATTGACAGACCTGGAAATGATCTGTGACAGGGTTGCCATAATAAACAGGGGAAAGCTCATAGAAACTGGAGATATAAGCTCGCTTACCGGAACAGAAGATCCAAAATATGACATATGTGTAGAATCTCCATCAAGCGAAACATTAAACGCAATAAGAAATATCTCAGAAACAATCTCAATAAGAGGTAACTGTGTTTACTTTTCCGCAGGCGAGAAAGATAGAGATGAAATAATCAGGAACATTGTGACAAAGGGAGGGAAGATCATATCAATAACTCCTGTAAGGAAATCGCTTGAACAGATATTTTTCAGCAAAATAGGTAATGACTCCTGA
- a CDS encoding glycosyltransferase family 2 protein, with product MSGNRSDVSLTIVNWNSMKYIDQCLSSIERQTHRPLEIIIVDNCSTDGSREHIKKVYPHIRLIENKDNSGFSRAHNQAFRIARGDFIIPLNYDIVLEPTFIEEMVNAANGSDDIGMVSGKLFKKIEEDKTSILDSTGITMNNMFSADRGENENDNGRFNKCEFLFGASGAAPLLKKEMLEDIRIGDEYFDEDMFIYVEDVDLCWRAQLSGWKCIFTPYAVAYHERGATRKDSEKIKREYLTIGYRNRYLAIFKNSFAGTIIRYFPRILFRETYFFTAHLLNGNFFIFNVPFSTLAMIPKMVKKRREIRKKRKVTADYMEKFFFQ from the coding sequence ATGAGCGGGAACAGAAGTGACGTTTCTCTAACGATTGTCAACTGGAACAGCATGAAATATATAGACCAGTGCCTTAGCTCGATTGAGCGGCAGACTCATAGGCCTTTGGAGATAATCATAGTAGATAACTGTTCAACTGACGGTTCCCGGGAACATATAAAAAAAGTTTATCCCCATATACGTTTAATAGAAAATAAAGATAACTCAGGGTTCAGCAGGGCCCATAACCAGGCTTTCAGGATAGCACGTGGTGATTTTATAATCCCGCTTAATTACGACATTGTTCTCGAACCCACATTCATAGAAGAGATGGTGAATGCTGCAAATGGGAGTGATGATATAGGCATGGTCTCTGGAAAGCTTTTCAAGAAAATTGAAGAAGACAAGACTTCAATACTGGATTCTACAGGAATAACCATGAACAATATGTTCTCCGCAGACCGGGGAGAAAACGAAAACGACAATGGGCGCTTTAACAAATGCGAATTCTTATTTGGCGCTTCAGGGGCGGCTCCATTATTAAAAAAAGAAATGCTTGAAGACATAAGAATAGGGGATGAATATTTTGACGAGGATATGTTCATATATGTAGAGGATGTTGACCTTTGCTGGCGAGCACAGCTCTCTGGATGGAAATGCATATTTACCCCTTATGCGGTAGCATACCATGAAAGAGGCGCCACGAGAAAAGACAGCGAAAAGATAAAGAGGGAGTATCTTACCATTGGCTACAGGAACAGATATCTTGCTATCTTTAAGAACAGTTTTGCGGGGACAATTATCAGGTATTTTCCCAGAATCCTTTTTCGTGAGACATATTTTTTTACAGCGCATTTATTGAATGGAAACTTTTTTATATTCAATGTTCCTTTTTCTACTCTTGCAATGATTCCAAAAATGGTAAAAAAGAGAAGGGAAATCAGGAAGAAAAGAAAAGTCACGGCAGACTATATGGAAAAGTTCTTTTTTCAGTAA
- a CDS encoding glycosyltransferase family 4 protein: MAQIIYFSKTDATGPSSRYRIYQFLPLLEKKGISVKVSPLFGETYFKILAVKNSALRFFLKSLYTGFRFFLRLIELFNISNYGGVIVEHQIFPYLPAFMESFFLKGKKNIYLEFDDAIYLTPFHGRKMMKLLPLYSGIITGNSNLAEYANQYNKRVLVHPTLIDLSKYRLKEDYSAKDKIVIGWIGLDWNLKYLKSIEPALRNIALKHNVLLRIIAAKRIKIEGVEIDFKTWDLENETDDIRAFDIGIMPLNDDEWCRGKCGLKLLQYMAAGVPSVCSPVGVNTEIVIDGENGYLAHGNSEWEDKISALIVSEVLREKIGRNGRKTVEADYSLDKRGTEVLSFYDSVSSGKVIFPSI, from the coding sequence ATGGCTCAAATCATTTACTTTTCCAAAACAGATGCAACAGGCCCCAGCAGCCGTTACCGCATCTATCAGTTCCTGCCCTTACTTGAAAAAAAAGGGATAAGCGTAAAGGTAAGCCCTCTGTTCGGAGAGACATACTTTAAAATACTGGCCGTAAAAAACAGCGCATTAAGGTTCTTTCTTAAATCTTTATATACCGGCTTCAGATTCTTTTTAAGGCTTATTGAGCTTTTTAATATCAGCAATTACGGGGGCGTCATAGTTGAGCACCAGATATTCCCTTATCTCCCAGCTTTTATGGAGTCTTTCTTTCTAAAAGGGAAAAAAAATATTTATCTTGAGTTTGATGATGCCATATATCTTACACCCTTTCATGGCAGGAAGATGATGAAACTTCTGCCGCTTTACAGTGGTATCATTACGGGAAACAGTAATCTGGCAGAATATGCAAATCAATACAACAAGCGTGTCCTTGTGCATCCCACATTAATTGATCTGTCGAAATACAGACTGAAGGAAGATTACAGCGCTAAAGATAAAATAGTCATCGGATGGATCGGGCTTGATTGGAATCTCAAATATCTAAAATCCATAGAACCTGCATTGAGGAATATTGCATTAAAACATAATGTCTTGTTGCGGATTATTGCGGCTAAGAGAATCAAAATAGAGGGAGTAGAAATTGATTTTAAAACATGGGATTTAGAGAATGAGACAGATGACATAAGGGCGTTTGATATAGGAATAATGCCTCTTAATGATGATGAGTGGTGCAGGGGAAAGTGCGGGCTAAAACTTCTCCAGTACATGGCTGCAGGAGTACCATCTGTCTGCTCACCCGTTGGTGTAAACACTGAAATAGTGATTGATGGCGAAAACGGTTATCTTGCCCACGGCAATTCTGAATGGGAAGATAAAATTTCGGCTTTGATAGTTTCTGAGGTACTAAGAGAAAAGATCGGGAGAAATGGACGCAAAACTGTTGAAGCGGATTATTCATTGGATAAACGCGGCACAGAGGTTTTGTCTTTCTATGATTCAGTCTCTTCCGGTAAAGTCATCTTCCCTTCTATTTGA
- a CDS encoding B12-binding domain-containing radical SAM protein: MKVTFVFPAISGVGFDSYGKGMEESWISHGLCLISACVKKAGFDVSFIDLRRLKGWDNFEDEIKKSKPDVVGITMMSVDYNPALKCIDIIKKINPAVKIIVGGAHPSIAPDEMSAIDKIDHVIKGEGEISFVKLLQKIEKNETQERLIEGEKPDIDEMPFADRELFGNLEYPLPVEGFSPPFVTIIAGRGCLYNCSFCQPAERAIFGKKVRRRSVDNVIKELIELREKYNFKSMMIHDDCITEDRDWVYDFCKKYRAEFNIPFACQSRADIVCRNEDMIKEMVQSGLKLFFIGFESGNQRILNFLRKGTKVEHNYKAAEMCRKYGIQIWANYMMGVPTETKEEVMDTVRMIQKIKPDHYSPAFFTPHPGSDLFTYCEEHGLSLIKNHDSFRRNATECKIKGIDYEFLFNALNESMGIHVPLIKASTVSKIKAKVRPFFNEHPKLKSIIKTMLGQG, from the coding sequence TTGAAAGTCACTTTTGTATTCCCGGCAATTTCCGGAGTCGGTTTTGACAGCTACGGAAAAGGGATGGAGGAGTCCTGGATAAGCCATGGATTGTGCCTGATAAGCGCTTGCGTAAAGAAGGCCGGCTTCGATGTAAGCTTCATAGATTTAAGAAGACTCAAAGGATGGGATAATTTCGAAGACGAAATTAAAAAGAGCAAACCCGATGTTGTTGGCATAACAATGATGAGCGTTGATTATAACCCTGCCTTGAAGTGCATTGATATTATCAAGAAGATAAATCCGGCTGTCAAAATAATAGTCGGAGGCGCACACCCCTCGATTGCACCTGATGAAATGTCTGCAATTGATAAGATAGATCACGTGATCAAAGGAGAAGGAGAAATCAGCTTTGTAAAACTTCTTCAGAAGATTGAAAAAAATGAAACCCAGGAACGGCTGATAGAAGGTGAAAAGCCTGACATTGACGAGATGCCTTTTGCAGACAGGGAGCTCTTCGGGAATCTTGAATATCCTCTGCCGGTTGAAGGATTCTCTCCTCCCTTTGTAACTATAATAGCCGGGAGAGGATGTCTTTACAATTGCAGTTTCTGTCAGCCTGCTGAAAGGGCGATTTTCGGGAAAAAAGTCAGGAGGCGCAGTGTTGACAATGTGATAAAGGAGCTTATTGAGCTTAGAGAAAAATATAACTTTAAAAGCATGATGATACACGATGACTGCATTACCGAGGACAGGGACTGGGTTTACGATTTTTGCAAAAAATACCGCGCAGAGTTCAATATCCCCTTTGCATGTCAGAGCCGGGCAGACATAGTGTGCAGGAATGAAGATATGATAAAGGAGATGGTGCAGTCAGGATTAAAGCTCTTCTTCATAGGGTTTGAAAGCGGCAATCAGAGGATACTTAATTTCCTTAGAAAAGGGACAAAGGTTGAGCATAACTATAAAGCAGCTGAGATGTGCAGGAAATACGGGATACAGATATGGGCAAATTATATGATGGGTGTGCCGACTGAAACAAAGGAAGAGGTAATGGATACTGTCCGCATGATACAGAAGATAAAACCAGACCATTACAGCCCTGCATTTTTTACCCCTCATCCCGGAAGCGATCTTTTCACTTATTGCGAGGAACACGGGCTTTCCCTCATTAAAAATCACGACAGCTTCAGGAGAAACGCGACAGAGTGCAAGATAAAAGGAATAGATTACGAGTTTCTGTTCAATGCATTGAACGAATCTATGGGAATACATGTACCGTTAATCAAAGCCAGCACTGTGAGCAAGATAAAGGCGAAGGTAAGGCCATTTTTTAATGAACATCCCAAGCTTAAAAGCATTATAAAAACTATGTTAGGTCAGGGCTAA
- a CDS encoding ABC transporter permease subunit, translating to MKITVIASNTFREIIRDRILYNILIFAVIIICSTVLLGKLSIGEHLKIVEDMGLSAIELFGVLISIFVGISLVHKEIDKKTIYTIISKPVSRHEFILGKLTGLILIVFTNIAIMSIVLLLMSWIISGDIHLGLLMASFLIFLEMVIITSIAILFSSFSTPFLSTLFSLAIFIIGTATTDIRNLGLKASPAAKLLTDLLYYILPNLDNFDIKLQVVYSKPIEPSYIWWVTVYSILYSAVITTLTLLIFGKRDFK from the coding sequence ATGAAGATAACTGTTATAGCATCAAATACTTTCAGGGAAATTATAAGGGACAGGATACTTTATAACATCCTCATATTTGCAGTAATAATAATTTGCAGTACCGTACTCCTCGGGAAACTCTCAATAGGGGAACATCTTAAGATAGTGGAAGATATGGGGTTAAGCGCCATTGAACTTTTCGGAGTCCTTATCTCGATTTTTGTCGGAATATCTCTGGTACACAAGGAAATAGACAAAAAAACCATTTATACGATAATTTCAAAGCCTGTTTCGCGGCATGAGTTTATCCTTGGAAAACTTACAGGACTTATTCTGATAGTTTTTACAAACATCGCGATTATGAGCATAGTACTTCTTTTAATGTCGTGGATAATCTCCGGAGATATTCATCTGGGGCTGTTAATGGCTTCATTCCTGATATTCCTTGAAATGGTAATTATTACTTCCATAGCTATATTGTTTTCAAGCTTTTCAACCCCTTTCTTGAGTACGCTATTCAGCCTTGCCATATTTATCATAGGTACGGCAACAACTGACATAAGGAACCTCGGTCTGAAAGCATCTCCTGCTGCAAAGCTGTTAACGGATTTACTTTATTACATCCTCCCTAATCTGGACAATTTTGATATAAAGCTTCAGGTTGTTTACTCAAAACCCATAGAACCTTCATATATATGGTGGGTGACTGTTTATTCCATACTCTACTCAGCGGTTATAACGACATTGACACTTCTTATATTTGGGAAAAGGGATTTCAAATAG
- a CDS encoding HD-GYP domain-containing protein codes for MKKVIKTEDIKSNEAINEIDESTSSEISNSSITAEPEAKTPSSVNNYNDTHEKKSFIEGTEKTRVVYEEKVSIVTDVLNDVRNGKAINIDKVQDLSNSLVENVLTHTDTMITLARVKKFDEYTFKHSINVAILTIALGKYLNYPKKELHVLGTGGILHDCGKMKIPNKILNKEGRLTEDEFEIMKNHPSYGAEMLEPYGTLDRKSILMVLQHHEKYSGGGYPTGLPGNRISTFGMMTTIADVYDALTSERVYKKALTPFKGLKMIYIGRGQHFHPNIVEHFILAMGLFPIGSIVRLKNQQMGIVISVNRRNLLYPRVLIIADDKNNMLPEPGIANINPPQRIESNEWTIEEIFEESEVDKPSEIFRKEEECMVEKVLEPSDHNIDIDYYINNLKEFGKKAA; via the coding sequence ATGAAAAAAGTAATAAAAACTGAAGATATCAAATCTAATGAAGCAATAAATGAAATAGATGAAAGTACTTCTTCAGAAATTTCCAATAGCTCTATAACAGCTGAACCGGAAGCTAAAACCCCATCTTCTGTAAATAATTATAATGATACCCATGAAAAAAAATCATTCATTGAAGGAACCGAAAAAACAAGAGTTGTTTATGAAGAAAAAGTATCAATAGTAACTGATGTTTTAAATGATGTAAGAAATGGTAAGGCAATTAATATTGATAAAGTGCAGGATCTTTCAAATTCACTTGTTGAAAATGTTTTAACCCATACTGACACCATGATAACTCTGGCTAGGGTAAAAAAGTTCGACGAATATACATTCAAACATTCTATAAATGTTGCGATTCTTACAATAGCGTTAGGGAAATATTTAAATTACCCTAAAAAGGAACTTCATGTTCTTGGTACCGGTGGAATCCTTCACGACTGCGGAAAAATGAAAATTCCAAATAAAATACTTAATAAAGAGGGAAGACTCACTGAAGATGAATTTGAAATAATGAAAAATCATCCTTCGTATGGTGCGGAAATGCTTGAGCCATATGGAACGTTGGATCGTAAATCCATACTTATGGTCTTACAGCACCATGAAAAATATTCTGGAGGTGGATACCCTACGGGACTTCCTGGAAATAGAATAAGTACATTTGGAATGATGACAACTATTGCAGATGTTTATGACGCTCTGACAAGTGAAAGGGTTTATAAAAAAGCATTAACACCATTTAAAGGGTTGAAAATGATATATATAGGAAGAGGGCAACATTTTCATCCAAATATAGTTGAGCACTTCATACTTGCAATGGGTCTTTTCCCGATAGGCAGTATTGTGCGCCTGAAAAACCAACAGATGGGAATAGTTATTTCTGTTAACAGAAGGAATTTGCTTTATCCGCGGGTATTGATCATAGCAGACGACAAAAATAATATGCTTCCGGAACCCGGCATTGCTAATATTAATCCTCCTCAAAGAATTGAATCCAATGAATGGACAATAGAAGAGATATTTGAAGAAAGCGAAGTAGATAAACCCTCGGAGATTTTCCGCAAAGAAGAAGAGTGTATGGTGGAAAAGGTTCTTGAGCCTTCAGATCACAATATTGATATAGATTATTACATAAACAATCTTAAAGAATTCGGCAAAAAAGCTGCTTGA
- a CDS encoding NAD(P)/FAD-dependent oxidoreductase → MKYDCIIIGAGIGGLTCAAGLARKGIKVLLCEKFSHAGGTASVFHRNGYKFPTGPLSFSFPSYVGNTLKELGIKEKINFKRSHFQFKSKNIDVIISLPFKELTKELGQFFPEDESGISAFFEIMLDLSKAQMEILAESREFQKIQSQESLNTDFTKEERSRILKKYRTISAKELAEKLIKNDLLRVLLSSQSFEESNMSALLAARMWDMIAKTGIWYPDIGFDGINNLLVKTIIDAGGELRFSSPVSKIRMSNGLANGIILKSGEHIAADTIVSTVDHKLTFFNMIGEEFVPNDFAKWVKSLQDSGSIFCVYLGINTSNVNLKAFKADHIFYRDSMGEAQPWHENISSKYFFSDREYEICLWSGKDIHNAPHEKDALLLRANAPYNFFEKWRAPDGGRTKGYYEYKNRVSKYFIQAAENLLPGLSSAVEVMDASTPLTYQTWGGGSEGACAGWSWDRSDEMGTAFKSLIRTPVPNLYMAGYQAFSQLIIGGYATAMHSGNVVANIILDHH, encoded by the coding sequence ATGAAATATGACTGTATTATAATTGGCGCTGGCATAGGAGGATTAACATGTGCTGCCGGTCTTGCAAGAAAAGGGATAAAGGTTCTTCTATGCGAAAAATTCAGCCATGCAGGCGGCACAGCTTCAGTTTTTCACCGGAATGGGTATAAATTCCCGACTGGTCCACTTTCCTTTAGTTTCCCGTCATATGTTGGAAATACATTGAAAGAATTGGGTATCAAGGAAAAAATTAATTTCAAAAGATCTCATTTTCAGTTTAAATCAAAAAACATAGATGTAATTATATCCCTTCCGTTCAAGGAACTAACAAAAGAACTTGGTCAATTTTTCCCTGAGGATGAATCTGGTATAAGCGCTTTTTTTGAAATAATGCTGGATCTCTCAAAAGCACAAATGGAAATACTTGCAGAAAGCAGGGAATTTCAAAAAATTCAAAGCCAAGAAAGTTTAAATACAGATTTTACAAAAGAAGAAAGAAGCAGGATTTTAAAAAAATACCGGACAATTTCTGCAAAAGAACTGGCAGAGAAGCTTATAAAAAATGATCTTCTGAGAGTGCTCCTGTCAAGCCAGAGTTTCGAGGAAAGTAATATGTCTGCACTGCTTGCAGCAAGGATGTGGGATATGATCGCGAAAACTGGAATTTGGTATCCGGACATTGGTTTTGACGGGATTAATAATCTGCTTGTGAAAACTATCATTGATGCAGGCGGAGAATTGCGCTTTTCTTCTCCTGTTTCTAAAATCAGAATGAGTAATGGACTTGCCAACGGAATAATTCTTAAATCCGGAGAGCATATTGCTGCAGATACGATTGTGTCAACTGTTGACCATAAACTGACATTTTTCAATATGATTGGAGAAGAGTTTGTCCCCAATGATTTTGCTAAATGGGTAAAGAGCCTCCAGGACAGCGGCTCTATTTTCTGCGTATACCTTGGAATCAATACTTCAAATGTCAATTTAAAGGCGTTTAAAGCTGATCATATTTTTTATCGTGATTCAATGGGTGAAGCACAACCCTGGCATGAAAATATCTCTTCGAAATATTTCTTTTCTGACAGGGAATATGAAATCTGTTTGTGGTCCGGAAAAGATATTCATAATGCGCCGCATGAGAAAGACGCTTTACTGCTCAGAGCTAATGCTCCATATAATTTTTTTGAAAAATGGAGAGCTCCGGACGGAGGAAGAACAAAAGGTTATTATGAGTACAAGAACAGGGTTTCAAAGTATTTTATCCAGGCAGCAGAAAATCTTCTACCTGGCCTTTCTTCCGCAGTAGAGGTCATGGATGCATCAACTCCTCTTACTTATCAGACCTGGGGAGGAGGAAGCGAGGGCGCTTGCGCAGGTTGGTCATGGGACAGAAGCGATGAAATGGGTACTGCTTTTAAAAGCTTGATCAGAACACCGGTTCCCAATCTATATATGGCCGGATACCAGGCATTCTCACAGCTTATCATTGGAGGTTATGCAACAGCAATGCATAGCGGAAATGTTGTGGCAAATATTATATTAGACCACCACTAA
- a CDS encoding glycosyltransferase — protein sequence MNKKLVLLILVDGFRHDYINPVDSPFLYSLGELNIEGRVRETFAFELRPAFFAGLQPDECQVANMFYYDPEGSPFRSIDTSDGDRGRISSELRKEAERLGYSLVKHNGGCAEIPLQLLKYFNFSEKYHTAESSALPGHNTLFDYLKNDGKKWIWIGYPDGPGTTKEVMEIFRKRASEDADFIYLHFSELDWAGHECGPHSQKQKDVLKEIDEAIGEVYRILNQKIISLRGIIFGDHGQVEIRKHIDIEKMLTETGLILEKDYIYFLDSTQARFWFFNDKAREMVSEMLSKIPEGRILTESDYKQLHFSFPDNRFGELIFVMNEGIGIFPNFFQSTNRCKGLHGYLPEVEGNWAKIIVTGCTVKKRIEKIIEMVDIFPTLLYLLGYNILADVKSQSVLKISGESPLPERYRVSIVMPTYNRAEILKQSITAIESQTYPAGDFELIIVDDGSNDGTNDFLLDYKKRTNLNFNHIRQENSGPAAARNRGITSSEGNIVILVGDDTISKPDFIENHMKFHNDWPQLSHACLGMVEWPKDFDVDPLMDFITGEGGQQFGYEKAFSRDPDNLGFEFFWSSNISFKRDFVLTHGLFNSHVFKHAMWEDIELGFRLHSAGLIIHLRKECMEFHNHKVSFREFSERQRMVGWYSHEVNKLGLPLGYSCDTYEKAKWYSREALRDIENSIEEYNKNADAKKLPELKMIYNTALYYAAMVGYNERCNNVQKKTGGIVALLYNLSLAEKKLAENAEKLEQKDMQLEAKKRELNAVLNSYRWKITSPMGWLLDNLEKWKIIK from the coding sequence ATGAATAAAAAACTCGTACTTCTAATATTAGTTGATGGATTCAGACATGATTACATCAACCCTGTTGACTCCCCTTTCCTTTATTCGCTTGGAGAATTAAATATTGAAGGGAGAGTGCGCGAAACATTTGCCTTTGAGCTCAGGCCTGCTTTCTTCGCCGGACTTCAGCCGGATGAGTGCCAAGTTGCAAATATGTTTTACTATGACCCGGAAGGTTCACCGTTTCGCTCAATAGATACAAGCGATGGAGACAGGGGGAGGATTTCCAGCGAACTCAGGAAAGAAGCTGAAAGGCTCGGGTATTCGCTGGTTAAACATAATGGCGGATGCGCTGAGATACCGTTACAGCTTCTAAAGTATTTTAATTTTTCTGAGAAATACCATACAGCCGAGTCTTCAGCGCTTCCCGGACATAATACATTATTCGATTACTTAAAAAATGACGGGAAAAAATGGATATGGATAGGCTATCCTGATGGCCCTGGGACTACTAAAGAAGTGATGGAAATTTTCAGAAAAAGAGCATCTGAAGATGCAGATTTTATTTACCTCCATTTTTCAGAACTTGACTGGGCAGGACATGAATGCGGACCGCATTCGCAAAAACAAAAAGATGTATTAAAGGAAATAGATGAAGCCATAGGAGAAGTTTACCGCATACTTAACCAGAAAATTATTTCGCTTAGAGGAATTATCTTTGGCGACCATGGTCAGGTTGAAATCAGAAAGCATATTGATATTGAGAAAATGCTTACAGAAACCGGGCTCATTCTTGAAAAAGATTACATATATTTTCTTGATTCTACCCAGGCACGTTTCTGGTTTTTCAATGATAAGGCAAGAGAAATGGTTTCAGAGATGCTGAGCAAAATTCCTGAAGGGAGAATACTGACAGAGTCTGATTATAAGCAGCTTCACTTTTCTTTTCCTGATAACAGGTTCGGAGAGCTGATATTTGTCATGAATGAAGGGATCGGGATATTCCCCAACTTTTTCCAAAGCACAAACCGATGCAAAGGACTTCATGGATATCTGCCTGAGGTTGAGGGGAACTGGGCAAAGATCATAGTGACAGGATGCACAGTTAAAAAACGAATAGAAAAAATAATCGAGATGGTGGATATTTTTCCAACACTGCTTTATCTGCTGGGTTATAATATACTGGCAGATGTCAAGAGCCAGTCAGTTTTAAAAATATCGGGCGAATCACCTTTGCCTGAAAGATACCGGGTTTCAATAGTAATGCCGACCTATAACAGGGCTGAGATATTAAAGCAAAGTATCACGGCAATTGAGAGCCAGACATATCCGGCAGGTGATTTTGAGCTCATTATCGTTGATGACGGTTCTAATGACGGAACCAATGATTTTCTTTTAGACTATAAAAAAAGGACAAACCTTAATTTTAACCACATAAGGCAGGAAAACTCCGGACCTGCAGCTGCGCGAAACAGGGGGATAACGAGCTCTGAAGGTAACATAGTCATCCTTGTAGGGGATGATACGATATCAAAGCCTGATTTTATTGAAAACCATATGAAGTTCCATAATGATTGGCCGCAACTGAGCCATGCATGCCTTGGAATGGTTGAATGGCCAAAGGATTTTGATGTAGATCCGCTAATGGATTTTATAACCGGCGAAGGAGGACAGCAGTTCGGTTATGAAAAAGCTTTTAGCCGCGATCCTGATAATTTAGGTTTTGAATTTTTCTGGAGCAGCAATATATCGTTTAAAAGAGATTTTGTTTTAACGCACGGTCTTTTTAACAGCCATGTTTTCAAGCATGCCATGTGGGAAGACATAGAGCTTGGATTCCGTCTTCACAGTGCAGGGCTTATAATACATCTTCGCAAAGAATGTATGGAATTTCATAATCATAAAGTGAGTTTCAGGGAATTTTCTGAAAGGCAGAGAATGGTAGGCTGGTATAGCCATGAGGTAAACAAGCTCGGACTTCCACTTGGATATTCATGCGATACCTATGAAAAAGCTAAATGGTATTCAAGAGAAGCGCTGAGAGATATTGAAAATTCAATTGAAGAATACAATAAGAATGCTGACGCCAAAAAGCTTCCTGAACTTAAAATGATTTATAACACAGCTCTCTATTATGCCGCCATGGTTGGCTATAATGAGCGGTGCAATAATGTGCAGAAAAAAACAGGAGGAATAGTTGCACTGTTGTATAACCTTTCTCTTGCAGAAAAAAAGCTCGCAGAAAATGCGGAGAAATTAGAACAAAAAGATATGCAGCTTGAAGCAAAAAAGCGTGAGCTTAATGCTGTTTTAAACTCATACAGGTGGAAAATAACTTCTCCGATGGGATGGCTGCTGGATAATCTGGAAAAGTGGAAAATTATAAAATAA
- a CDS encoding GspH/FimT family protein has product MLVKQKNGFTFLEIMVVVAIVGIVAGLGIYNLLSMLPQIRANSAARQVSSDMQWARLKSVSENNDVIITFYSPDGTGAYRYEIHDDDNNNGARDSGEALFAGDKYTLPATIRFGRATSGIERTTCGGEIGSTGIHFTGNKITFQPSGRPNKNGSVYIIPIKEDENNEKKTINWRAISVTTNGRIKTWIYDASVENCASGLGPWR; this is encoded by the coding sequence ATGCTTGTAAAACAAAAGAATGGATTTACCTTTTTAGAGATAATGGTCGTCGTTGCGATTGTGGGAATAGTCGCCGGATTGGGGATATACAATCTCTTGAGTATGCTCCCTCAGATCAGGGCTAACAGCGCGGCAAGACAGGTGTCATCTGACATGCAGTGGGCACGGTTAAAGTCTGTGTCTGAAAACAATGATGTTATAATAACTTTTTATTCGCCTGATGGTACCGGAGCTTACCGGTATGAAATCCATGATGATGATAATAACAACGGGGCAAGAGATTCAGGCGAAGCATTATTTGCCGGAGATAAATATACTTTACCTGCAACCATAAGATTTGGTCGTGCTACTTCAGGGATAGAAAGGACTACCTGCGGAGGAGAAATCGGTTCAACTGGAATCCATTTCACAGGAAATAAAATAACATTTCAGCCTTCAGGAAGACCTAATAAGAATGGTTCAGTATATATCATCCCAATTAAAGAGGATGAGAATAATGAGAAAAAAACGATTAACTGGAGAGCTATAAGCGTTACAACTAACGGACGTATAAAAACCTGGATTTATGATGCTTCGGTTGAAAATTGCGCAAGCGGCCTCGGCCCATGGCGGTAA